The following are from one region of the Paenibacillus protaetiae genome:
- a CDS encoding undecaprenyl-diphosphate phosphatase, whose protein sequence is MADLWNAIWMGIIEGLTEFLPVSSTGHLILLGELLHFTGDRAKTFEVVVQFGAVLAVLVLYRRRFASLLNFNFKQTSRLNALHVLLAMVPAGIMGVGLHGVIKHYLFSPATVLIGLLAGGVLMIGADRAGRKVTAEGLDDITYRQAFVIGFFQVLALWPGFSRSGSTISGGMLLGTSQKAAAEFTFIVSVPMMAGASGIDLLKSREFLTAADAPLFLIGLLAAFIVGTLACVTFINMMKKLRLSWFAYYRFGLAIIFAFIVL, encoded by the coding sequence TTGGCCGATTTGTGGAACGCCATTTGGATGGGGATTATAGAGGGGCTGACCGAGTTTTTGCCGGTGTCTTCAACGGGGCATTTGATATTGCTCGGGGAACTGCTGCATTTTACCGGAGACCGGGCGAAAACATTTGAGGTGGTGGTGCAGTTTGGCGCCGTGCTTGCCGTGCTCGTGTTATACCGCCGCCGCTTCGCAAGCCTGCTCAACTTTAACTTCAAGCAGACAAGCCGGCTGAATGCGCTCCATGTTTTGCTTGCCATGGTGCCGGCCGGCATTATGGGCGTTGGGCTGCACGGCGTGATTAAACATTATTTGTTCAGTCCCGCAACAGTATTGATCGGCTTGCTGGCCGGAGGGGTGCTGATGATTGGAGCGGACCGGGCGGGACGAAAAGTGACTGCCGAAGGGCTGGACGATATTACGTACAGACAGGCATTTGTGATCGGGTTTTTTCAAGTGTTGGCGTTATGGCCGGGTTTCTCGCGTTCCGGCTCCACGATTTCAGGCGGCATGCTGCTTGGGACAAGCCAAAAGGCGGCTGCCGAGTTTACATTTATTGTTTCGGTGCCGATGATGGCCGGAGCAAGCGGCATCGATTTGTTGAAAAGCCGGGAATTTCTGACTGCCGCTGATGCGCCCCTTTTTTTAATTGGCCTGCTGGCCGCTTTTATAGTAGGAACGCTTGCTTGCGTTACATTTATTAACATGATGAAAAAACTGCGTTTGTCGTGGTTTGCATATTACCGGTTTGGACTGGCCATTATATTTGCCTTTATCGTTTTGTAA
- a CDS encoding HelD family protein, translating to MTVQSALQEEQQRLGMTVREIETQLAAIGPAYTGNDFTEQMLDLQREERKKRLEIAYKEPYFGRIDFQELPGNEVKPLYIGKAGVAKDRTNELLVVDWRAPVASLFYSFTGGDAAVTYDSPDGEVEGHVHLKRNLMVRQRELVRLVDSFTRGQEEDAVTDEFLLYRLGENKDNRLRDIVSTIQQEQDLIIRSERNKVLFIQGVAGSGKTTVALHRLAFLLYQYAGRMRAERMIIFAPNRMFLEYISGVLPELGVGDIQQTTFADWSLELLEHEVALRGAEEQLAYWFEQSHTQEELDRAPGRLKGGAAFKAEVDERIAELERTLAPAAPFEPVDGLVLKPETILEWFNTDYGEESVMRKRERLASRIRRWFESELKVRRIADKKVRAKALTRLNAYIKKIPSYTAPQLYATLFQGKTASAIIPKELAKETAARLKNGEVYPEDLAPLVYIHLRLFGLSQPMYDHIVIDEAQDYSPFQLEALKLCQTIPSMTVLGDLQQGIHSYTGIGRWQELMGLFGEEQTGFFELNRSYRSTMEIIEFANRILGAMEGVKPAVPVFRSGDPVQLQAVADNEWLDEIARSAKALEQEGGLQTISVIGRTAVECEMIHAHLAAAGIEASLIQSKQPNYNGGLSVVPAYLSKGLEFDAVLIADAGAEAYGKLDAKLLYVGCTRALHKLKVLYRGTPSPLVQPA from the coding sequence ATGACCGTTCAAAGTGCCTTACAAGAAGAACAACAGCGTTTAGGCATGACCGTGCGCGAGATCGAAACACAGCTTGCTGCCATTGGTCCAGCCTACACGGGTAATGATTTTACCGAACAAATGCTGGATTTACAACGTGAGGAACGAAAAAAAAGACTGGAAATCGCCTATAAAGAGCCTTATTTTGGCCGGATTGATTTTCAAGAGCTGCCCGGAAACGAAGTGAAACCGCTATATATCGGCAAAGCCGGTGTTGCCAAAGACCGGACCAATGAGCTGCTTGTCGTGGACTGGCGCGCCCCGGTGGCCAGCTTGTTTTATTCGTTTACCGGCGGAGACGCGGCCGTAACTTACGATTCGCCGGACGGGGAAGTGGAAGGGCATGTGCATCTGAAGCGGAACCTGATGGTTCGCCAGCGTGAGCTGGTCCGCCTTGTAGACAGCTTTACAAGAGGGCAGGAGGAAGACGCGGTTACGGATGAATTCCTGCTGTACCGGCTGGGCGAAAACAAAGATAACCGGCTGCGCGACATTGTTTCGACCATTCAGCAGGAGCAGGATTTGATTATACGTTCCGAACGGAACAAAGTATTGTTCATTCAAGGGGTTGCAGGCAGCGGTAAAACGACGGTCGCCCTGCACCGGCTTGCTTTTTTGCTTTATCAATACGCCGGCCGGATGCGTGCCGAGCGGATGATTATTTTTGCGCCGAACCGGATGTTTCTCGAATATATTTCCGGCGTTCTGCCGGAGCTGGGGGTTGGCGATATTCAACAGACGACATTCGCCGACTGGTCGCTTGAGCTGCTGGAACATGAAGTGGCGCTGCGCGGCGCCGAGGAGCAGCTGGCATACTGGTTTGAGCAGTCCCATACCCAAGAAGAGCTTGACCGCGCGCCGGGCAGGCTGAAGGGCGGAGCGGCGTTCAAAGCGGAAGTGGATGAACGGATTGCCGAGCTGGAACGGACATTGGCGCCTGCTGCGCCTTTTGAGCCGGTAGACGGGCTGGTGCTGAAGCCGGAAACAATTCTGGAGTGGTTCAACACCGACTACGGCGAGGAGTCCGTCATGCGCAAGCGGGAGCGGCTGGCAAGCCGGATTCGCCGCTGGTTCGAGTCGGAGCTGAAGGTGCGCCGCATCGCGGACAAAAAAGTGCGCGCCAAAGCGTTAACCAGACTGAACGCGTATATTAAAAAAATTCCTTCCTATACGGCGCCGCAGCTGTATGCGACGCTGTTCCAAGGAAAGACAGCTTCCGCTATCATACCGAAGGAACTCGCGAAGGAAACGGCGGCACGGCTCAAAAACGGAGAGGTTTATCCGGAGGATCTGGCTCCGCTTGTATATATCCATCTCCGATTGTTTGGCTTATCACAGCCGATGTATGACCATATCGTCATTGACGAAGCACAGGATTATTCGCCGTTCCAGCTTGAAGCGCTTAAGCTGTGCCAGACAATTCCGTCGATGACGGTGCTTGGCGACCTGCAGCAGGGCATTCACAGCTATACCGGCATTGGCCGTTGGCAGGAGCTGATGGGACTGTTTGGCGAAGAACAGACCGGTTTTTTTGAACTGAACCGCAGTTACCGCTCTACGATGGAAATCATCGAGTTCGCCAATCGCATATTAGGCGCTATGGAAGGCGTTAAACCGGCAGTTCCGGTATTCCGGAGCGGCGATCCGGTCCAGCTGCAAGCTGTTGCAGACAACGAGTGGCTGGATGAAATCGCCCGCAGCGCCAAGGCGTTGGAGCAGGAGGGCGGACTGCAGACGATATCGGTTATCGGGCGTACGGCGGTGGAGTGCGAAATGATCCATGCGCATTTGGCAGCAGCTGGAATCGAAGCGTCGCTGATCCAAAGCAAACAGCCGAATTATAACGGCGGACTGTCTGTTGTCCCGGCGTATTTGTCGAAAGGGCTGGAGTTTGACGCGGTGCTGATTGCCGATGCGGGAGCGGAAGCTTACGGCAAGCTGGACGCCAAGCTGCTGTACGTCGGCTGCACGCGCGCCCTTCATAAATTGAAAGTATTGTACCGCGGGACGCCTTCGCCGCTTGTACAGCCGGCGTAA
- a CDS encoding DUF1294 domain-containing protein translates to MGYDKQRAKHHEWRVPEKRLFGLGAIGGALGVWMGMRVWRHKTKHRSFTVGVPLLFLWNVVLGAAYVQWS, encoded by the coding sequence ATGGGATACGACAAGCAGCGGGCGAAGCATCACGAGTGGCGTGTCCCGGAAAAAAGGCTGTTTGGTCTTGGCGCAATCGGCGGCGCGCTTGGCGTCTGGATGGGCATGCGCGTCTGGCGCCATAAAACGAAACATCGTTCGTTTACGGTTGGCGTGCCTTTGCTGTTTCTATGGAATGTGGTGCTCGGCGCTGCTTATGTGCAATGGTCTTAA
- a CDS encoding disulfide oxidoreductase — translation MDARASWFARNSLYFAWIVSLAATGGSLYFSEIANYIPCNLCWFQRIFMYPQVILLGIAAYRGDRGIIRYSLPLSIIGGIISVYHNLEIWFPKLAEVAPCRAGVPCTFNYVNWFGFITIPLMALTAFVLITLCLSFGRAGRQQ, via the coding sequence ATGGACGCCCGTGCATCTTGGTTTGCAAGAAACAGCTTGTATTTCGCTTGGATCGTATCGCTGGCGGCGACAGGCGGCAGCTTGTATTTCAGTGAAATTGCCAATTACATCCCGTGCAACCTATGCTGGTTTCAGCGAATCTTTATGTATCCGCAAGTGATTTTGCTCGGTATAGCCGCTTACCGCGGAGATCGGGGAATTATCCGCTATTCGCTGCCTTTAAGTATAATTGGCGGAATAATATCGGTATATCACAACCTGGAAATCTGGTTTCCGAAGCTGGCTGAGGTAGCGCCTTGCCGCGCAGGGGTGCCGTGTACGTTTAATTATGTAAATTGGTTTGGATTCATTACAATTCCGCTTATGGCATTAACGGCATTTGTCCTTATTACGTTATGTTTATCTTTTGGACGGGCAGGCAGGCAGCAGTAG
- a CDS encoding DUF3900 domain-containing protein translates to MDLRMQLLSFFVISTDGEDSVSAKRYKHYQTLEEQDYEDSEIKRFLDDEFKRILKRKVERNPNTDTAPTKIGRFMVEPGYELSSNQNYNLFQRLRDADSKERFIGIADELVHIYMDTSAVRGGAFIIARAKLNTYFDEPFLFLLKCDFEPKIARISDERNLISHVENAISSRNIKSIQYPHMPEEGTLEHWELKIHQASHARYFEDFLRFVDYEKPLPVVMGEQVLDMVQQYMADKWQDDESVERREEENAIELWAASDKRDIQERWTHEQVVEASAALIEQKPDLPFSFRLGDVLIKGKLSDFGLSVHLAKHNGRYVAVIEGDAFQFDKGVSPVELLQPPDLVQLLPVIGTHKKEELSGQWNGQPEGEAAAAADDVPW, encoded by the coding sequence GTGGACTTGCGCATGCAGTTGTTATCTTTTTTTGTTATATCGACCGACGGTGAAGATTCAGTATCCGCCAAACGGTATAAGCATTATCAGACGCTGGAGGAACAAGATTACGAGGACAGCGAAATCAAGCGTTTTCTCGACGACGAGTTCAAACGGATCTTGAAACGGAAGGTCGAACGCAATCCGAATACCGATACGGCGCCGACCAAAATCGGCCGTTTCATGGTGGAGCCGGGCTACGAGCTGTCCAGCAACCAGAACTATAACCTGTTTCAGCGGCTGCGAGATGCGGACAGCAAGGAGCGCTTTATCGGCATTGCCGATGAGCTGGTCCATATTTATATGGATACCAGCGCGGTGCGCGGCGGCGCTTTTATAATAGCAAGAGCAAAACTGAATACGTATTTTGACGAGCCTTTTTTATTTTTGCTGAAATGCGATTTTGAACCGAAAATTGCCCGCATCTCGGATGAGCGCAATTTGATTTCGCATGTGGAAAATGCCATCAGCTCGCGGAATATTAAGTCGATCCAATATCCGCATATGCCGGAGGAAGGCACGCTTGAGCATTGGGAGCTGAAAATCCATCAAGCCTCCCATGCCCGGTATTTCGAAGATTTTCTCCGTTTTGTGGATTACGAGAAGCCGCTGCCGGTTGTAATGGGCGAGCAGGTGCTGGATATGGTCCAGCAATATATGGCGGACAAGTGGCAGGATGACGAAAGCGTCGAGCGCCGCGAAGAAGAAAATGCCATTGAATTGTGGGCGGCCAGTGACAAACGCGATATTCAGGAGCGTTGGACGCATGAGCAGGTTGTAGAAGCGTCCGCTGCGCTCATTGAGCAGAAACCGGATTTGCCGTTCAGCTTCAGGCTGGGAGACGTGCTGATCAAAGGGAAGCTGTCCGACTTCGGCTTGTCCGTCCATCTGGCCAAGCATAACGGCCGGTATGTCGCGGTAATAGAAGGGGATGCTTTTCAATTCGATAAGGGCGTGTCCCCGGTAGAACTGCTGCAGCCGCCTGATCTCGTTCAGCTGCTGCCTGTCATCGGCACGCATAAGAAAGAAGAACTGTCCGGACAATGGAACGGCCAGCCGGAAGGGGAAGCGGCGGCAGCGGCAGATGATGTGCCGTGGTAA
- a CDS encoding nitric oxide synthase oxygenase, with protein sequence MIETETELYEEAERFIAECYAELGKTEAEAVQRLAEIREEIHSCGAYTHTMDELRHGARMAWRNSNKCIGRLFWKSLEVFDARDAETEEQMAEAVFNHIRYATNGGKVRPAITVFAPQKNEQRKLRIWNHQLVRYAGYEHGGRVTGDPASVQFTAACLKLGWQGKGTPFDVLPLVVQMDGREPRWFELPEGLVLEVPLVHPELPAFGELGLRWYAVPFISDMKLEIGGLHYTAAPFNGWYMGTEIGARNLADKDRYNKLPEVAKLFGWDTTTNTSLWKDKALVELNVAVLHSFKRSGVSIVDHHTAAEQFMRFEEQEAKQGREVTGEWSWLIPPMSPAATPIWSRTYKNKKKTPAYSYQSKPYELS encoded by the coding sequence ATGATTGAAACAGAAACGGAACTATATGAGGAAGCGGAACGTTTTATCGCTGAATGTTACGCCGAGCTGGGGAAAACAGAAGCCGAGGCTGTACAGCGGCTTGCGGAAATCCGGGAAGAGATCCACAGCTGCGGCGCGTATACGCATACGATGGACGAGTTGCGGCACGGCGCGCGAATGGCTTGGCGAAACAGCAACAAATGTATAGGGCGGCTGTTTTGGAAATCGCTTGAAGTATTTGATGCCCGCGATGCGGAAACGGAAGAGCAGATGGCGGAGGCTGTATTTAACCATATCCGTTATGCGACGAACGGAGGCAAGGTGCGCCCGGCGATTACCGTCTTCGCCCCTCAAAAGAACGAGCAGCGCAAGCTGCGCATCTGGAACCATCAGCTGGTGCGTTACGCCGGGTATGAGCACGGCGGCAGAGTGACCGGCGATCCTGCCTCGGTGCAGTTTACCGCCGCCTGCTTGAAGCTGGGCTGGCAGGGCAAAGGCACGCCGTTTGATGTGCTGCCGCTTGTGGTGCAAATGGACGGCCGGGAGCCGCGTTGGTTTGAGCTTCCGGAAGGGCTGGTGCTTGAGGTTCCGCTTGTCCATCCCGAGCTGCCGGCTTTTGGCGAGCTTGGCTTGCGCTGGTATGCGGTGCCTTTTATATCCGACATGAAGCTGGAGATTGGGGGCTTGCACTATACGGCGGCTCCTTTTAACGGCTGGTATATGGGAACGGAGATCGGAGCGCGCAATTTGGCGGACAAGGACCGGTACAATAAGCTGCCGGAGGTGGCGAAGCTGTTTGGCTGGGATACAACAACGAATACCTCCTTATGGAAAGATAAAGCGCTGGTGGAGCTGAATGTCGCCGTGCTGCATTCGTTCAAACGGAGCGGCGTCAGCATTGTGGACCATCATACGGCGGCCGAACAGTTTATGCGTTTTGAGGAGCAGGAAGCGAAGCAAGGGCGGGAAGTTACCGGAGAGTGGTCATGGCTTATCCCGCCGATGTCGCCGGCCGCGACTCCGATCTGGAGCCGGACGTACAAGAACAAGAAAAAAACGCCGGCGTACAGCTATCAAAGCAAGCCTTACGAGCTGTCATAA
- a CDS encoding DedA family protein yields the protein MGYDLLLSIINTVGYAALFIVLCLGLIGLPIPNEVVVMTGGALAASGLLSAVPAFIATWLGICSAMTFNYSIGRFAGNRLFNWFNRKPNMAKFLDKADQMIHRFGGYAVMIGLLLPFVRHAMPFVIGSNKTRYAKFIWFAYPSAFVWTLAYFLIGSLVGDNLQHIGDLIYDYGLYIVIALAAAAAVYIGFRLTKAKKQKDAVGRDM from the coding sequence TTGGGATATGATTTATTGCTTTCCATTATTAATACAGTTGGCTATGCGGCTTTATTTATCGTTTTGTGCCTCGGGCTGATCGGGCTGCCCATTCCGAACGAAGTGGTTGTGATGACCGGCGGAGCGCTGGCGGCTTCCGGGCTGCTGTCAGCTGTCCCTGCTTTTATCGCAACGTGGCTTGGCATCTGCTCGGCTATGACGTTTAACTACTCCATCGGCCGATTTGCCGGAAACAGGCTGTTTAACTGGTTTAACCGCAAGCCAAATATGGCTAAATTTCTTGATAAAGCGGACCAGATGATTCACCGGTTTGGCGGATACGCCGTTATGATCGGCCTGCTTCTGCCGTTTGTCCGGCATGCCATGCCATTTGTGATTGGTTCAAATAAAACCCGCTACGCCAAATTTATATGGTTTGCTTATCCTTCGGCTTTTGTCTGGACGCTTGCCTATTTCCTGATCGGTTCGCTTGTGGGCGATAATCTTCAGCATATCGGAGATCTTATATACGACTATGGCTTATATATCGTCATCGCGCTTGCTGCTGCTGCCGCTGTCTATATCGGATTCCGGTTAACAAAAGCCAAAAAACAGAAAGATGCCGTAGGGCGCGATATGTAA
- a CDS encoding Lin0512 family protein, translated as MDQLFFIEIGMGTDLHGQDVTKASVRAVQNAIRHNSMPGLRLLLPDGDLNKMKVNVKLALPCDRELLDVEQVKNVLPYGEVTVELLEGGMLTTSGIVLPDKADKNDLIYVVVASVEVGC; from the coding sequence TTGGATCAGCTGTTTTTTATTGAGATAGGCATGGGGACGGATTTACACGGGCAGGATGTGACCAAGGCATCCGTTCGCGCTGTTCAGAATGCGATCCGGCACAATTCGATGCCAGGACTGCGCTTGCTGCTGCCGGACGGCGACCTGAATAAGATGAAGGTGAACGTCAAACTGGCCTTGCCATGCGACCGGGAGCTGCTGGACGTCGAGCAGGTCAAAAACGTGCTGCCTTACGGGGAAGTAACGGTAGAACTGCTGGAAGGCGGCATGCTGACGACAAGCGGCATCGTATTGCCGGATAAAGCGGATAAAAACGACTTGATTTATGTTGTTGTCGCTTCAGTTGAAGTGGGCTGTTAA
- a CDS encoding DsbA family protein: MSQKKRGKKSKPQHKPYSSKTNTSSSSKGLVWLTLIIAAVVVVIVLGINNQNKPQSFDYNELPVMGSADAPVKIVEFGNFKCPNCKDFATAVKPQIDKDYIETGKVAFYYINYSNFLGPDAYTAALAAQAVFHQNNDAFWDYYKILFEKQQNEDTEWATPDYLVQLAKDAKLPIDYDLLRKDIDGQTYKDEVDEQNDMVTPKKVTGTPTFFINGKQYGDSFMDYNSFKKAIDKAIGK, translated from the coding sequence GTGAGTCAAAAAAAACGCGGCAAAAAATCTAAGCCGCAGCATAAGCCTTACAGCTCGAAGACGAACACATCCAGCTCCAGTAAAGGACTAGTTTGGCTGACGCTGATTATCGCGGCGGTTGTTGTCGTGATCGTACTCGGCATTAACAACCAGAACAAGCCGCAAAGCTTCGATTATAACGAACTGCCTGTGATGGGCAGCGCGGATGCGCCCGTGAAGATCGTGGAATTCGGCAACTTCAAATGCCCGAACTGCAAAGATTTTGCAACGGCGGTGAAACCGCAAATTGATAAAGATTACATCGAAACCGGCAAAGTTGCATTCTATTATATCAACTACAGCAATTTCCTCGGCCCGGATGCGTATACAGCGGCATTGGCGGCACAAGCCGTCTTCCATCAAAATAATGATGCGTTCTGGGACTATTATAAAATTTTGTTCGAGAAGCAGCAAAATGAGGACACTGAATGGGCGACGCCGGATTATTTGGTGCAGCTGGCCAAAGATGCGAAATTGCCGATTGACTACGATTTGCTCCGCAAGGACATCGACGGCCAGACGTATAAGGATGAAGTGGACGAGCAAAATGATATGGTAACGCCGAAGAAGGTTACCGGTACGCCTACTTTCTTTATTAACGGAAAGCAGTATGGCGACTCGTTTATGGACTATAACAGCTTTAAGAAAGCTATTGATAAAGCAATTGGAAAGTAG
- a CDS encoding hemolysin family protein, whose amino-acid sequence MVWKLIVFVVLIFFTAFFVATEFALVRLRASRVQQMVQESRKNAKAVQTLVGHLDSYLSATQLGITIMSLGIGWLGEPTVSALLEPLFKRIGLEGGAAHAVSFIISFVIVTYLEVVLGELAPKTVAILKAEQIAQLTAPVMIGFHKLMYPFIWLLNGSSNKLVGLFGMKPAKEHEAVSEEELRLLLSESYDSGKINRAEYAYVNRIFDFDERLAKEIMVPRTDMICLYTNKTKEENIEIVLKEKYTRFPVAKGSKDNIIGIVNTKQFFFHYAKHGSVDVRSLLQPAVTVPEVTPIKVLLRKMQLEQVHLAILLDEYGGTAGLVTIEDILEEIVGEIRDEFDGDEARPFEKLDEGFYRMDGKVLLSNLYKWTGIDLKEEEVDTIGGWLASRNPGLDVHEEWQYGPYTFVVLEKDQLRIRRLEVIVN is encoded by the coding sequence ATGGTGTGGAAGCTGATTGTGTTTGTCGTGCTGATCTTTTTTACCGCTTTTTTTGTTGCGACCGAGTTTGCGCTTGTCAGGCTGCGCGCGAGCCGGGTGCAGCAAATGGTGCAGGAGAGCCGTAAAAACGCCAAAGCTGTACAAACGCTTGTGGGCCATCTGGACAGCTATTTGTCTGCCACACAGCTTGGCATTACGATTATGTCGCTTGGTATCGGCTGGCTCGGAGAACCAACCGTCTCCGCACTGCTGGAGCCGCTGTTTAAGCGGATCGGTCTGGAAGGCGGCGCCGCGCATGCCGTGTCGTTTATTATTTCATTCGTTATCGTTACCTATCTGGAAGTTGTGCTTGGCGAGCTGGCGCCTAAGACGGTTGCAATATTAAAAGCGGAGCAGATCGCCCAGTTGACAGCTCCGGTGATGATCGGGTTCCATAAGCTGATGTATCCGTTTATTTGGCTGTTGAACGGTTCCTCCAACAAGCTGGTCGGCTTGTTCGGGATGAAGCCCGCCAAAGAGCATGAGGCGGTATCGGAAGAAGAGCTTCGCCTGTTGCTGTCGGAAAGCTACGACAGCGGTAAAATCAACCGTGCCGAATACGCGTATGTGAACCGGATTTTCGATTTCGACGAACGGCTGGCAAAAGAAATTATGGTGCCGCGGACGGACATGATTTGCTTGTATACGAATAAAACAAAAGAAGAAAACATAGAGATCGTATTAAAAGAAAAGTATACCCGTTTTCCTGTCGCCAAAGGCTCGAAAGACAATATCATTGGCATTGTTAATACGAAACAGTTCTTTTTCCATTATGCCAAACACGGTTCGGTGGATGTACGCTCCTTGCTGCAGCCGGCTGTAACCGTTCCGGAAGTGACGCCTATCAAGGTGCTGCTGCGGAAAATGCAGCTGGAGCAGGTGCATCTGGCGATACTGCTGGATGAATACGGAGGCACGGCGGGGCTCGTGACCATTGAAGATATATTAGAGGAAATCGTCGGCGAAATCCGCGACGAATTTGACGGAGATGAAGCAAGGCCTTTCGAAAAGCTGGATGAGGGCTTCTATCGGATGGACGGTAAAGTACTGCTCAGCAATTTGTATAAATGGACAGGCATCGACCTGAAAGAGGAAGAAGTGGACACGATAGGCGGCTGGCTTGCAAGCCGCAATCCCGGTTTGGATGTCCACGAAGAATGGCAGTATGGGCCGTATACGTTTGTGGTGCTGGAGAAAGACCAGCTGCGGATTCGCCGGCTGGAAGTCATTGTGAATTAG
- a CDS encoding LysE family translocator yields MLDFHQMLGFLAVAVVLTLIPGPDIVFVAAQSMTKSRKSGLAVTLGLCTGLLVHTTLAALGISAIVLSSDKAFMAIKVLGALYLLYLAWKTWSGRKKSSSPAGTAGQELGGTTPEPEQETGASQREIGFAALYRRGITMNVINPKVSLFFLALLPQFVAEDKGNVPFQMIQLGVLFIIQALIIFSCVSLLSSLAGGFATGRSSKWAPRLAIAEAVIYVLLATNLFLL; encoded by the coding sequence ATGTTGGATTTTCATCAAATGTTAGGTTTTTTGGCAGTAGCCGTTGTACTGACGCTTATTCCAGGGCCCGATATCGTGTTTGTTGCGGCGCAAAGCATGACCAAAAGCCGCAAAAGCGGGCTGGCCGTTACGCTTGGCTTATGCACCGGGCTGCTTGTCCATACGACGCTTGCCGCATTAGGCATTTCCGCCATTGTGTTGTCGTCTGATAAGGCTTTTATGGCCATAAAAGTGCTTGGAGCGCTCTATTTGCTATATTTGGCATGGAAAACCTGGTCCGGCCGGAAAAAAAGCAGCTCGCCTGCCGGGACCGCAGGACAGGAATTGGGCGGCACAACACCGGAGCCAGAGCAAGAGACTGGTGCTTCTCAGCGGGAAATAGGCTTTGCAGCGTTGTACCGCCGCGGCATTACGATGAACGTCATTAATCCGAAGGTATCGCTGTTTTTCCTTGCTTTGCTGCCGCAATTTGTGGCTGAAGATAAAGGCAATGTCCCGTTTCAAATGATTCAGCTTGGCGTGCTGTTCATTATTCAAGCACTAATCATCTTCAGTTGCGTGTCATTACTGTCCAGCTTGGCAGGCGGGTTTGCAACCGGCCGCTCGTCCAAATGGGCGCCCCGGCTTGCAATCGCCGAAGCGGTTATTTATGTGCTGCTGGCAACGAATTTATTTTTACTGTAA